ataaaagaCAAGGACCCAAAACCAAatcatcctacacgaagaccaCCACCCAATGACAATGTAGAAGATGATGATAATTGTCCAATTCTGTTTTTAACTTACACAGAAGATGGTTTAGACACAGCTATAAACATTCAACACTATATCAATGACTGGGAAGGCCAGAAAGTGAAGGTTATAACTTTGTGTAATAGAAAGGACCAAGTATATCAAAATCCAGAAAAGTTTATTaggaaatattttgaaaaggtatgtatgtacttttaaaaatcaagtacttacttgaaaattttgaaatcatatttattatttctgttcccatgggaatatgggATTCAGTATGAATGTCTATTGTCTAGCACAAAATTaagataaagtttatttatatttttaccttaTCTAGTTGgcctttataataaatattatgataaattaaCAACAACAGTTTGACCTTTTATCAATCATTTACATggctaagatttaaaaattattatttaagtagcaAAACCACAGTTTCACTCAtttagttcccattcccatgggaatacatggataaaatatagcccaattttaatcaaatatattttgatccaaaaagatagggtaggggtagggtagagtaaaaTAAACCCTGATTTTTTATCCTTTTACCATCAATCCCTATTTTTAATGCTGATAATTCAAAACAATGTTCGCCAGGTTAGCTATTATTAGTACAgatgtatgttttgttttttcaacttttagattgtttgtttgttgaattGTGTTATTTTGATTGCAGGCAGACTTCATAGTACCAATAATAACATCAGGATATTTGAACAGTATAAACCCTCTTTCACCTCACGAGCCCAGCACAGACGATAACTTAGACTATAAGTATGTAAATTTCATCTAcaatttaataatcaattactACATACACGCCACTGGATGCTTGAATCACAAAGTTAGGAGTGTACTGCCGTATGGAGTTAACATCAATGTACTAAAGGAAATCACTATGTACCCTGATTTATTACCATTCACACATGAATCAAATTTTAATGATCATTTTAAGGTGTTTCTGGAGAAAAAACGTTCAGCTTAGCAACTTTAGAATTtgaactatcgtgagtgttattcatattgatTGATAATGAAACAAGGCTTAAACTCACGTAATAcaatgtcggagtatgcccgacaagTTTCGAacacatacggggcccttagtcatgtgCTGGTTCATGAagcgcgcgccgcccgctcaCAGCGCACATTGGGAGAGGGGCTGAcgggtggggagtgaaggttctgTTACACTCTCCAACGGTTCATAAATGTTATCTTGTATGGATCCGTGTTCTTGTAAACAAACCGAACTAATACTAttttgttccaagtttgttatttgtgacATAGAatgaaatagcggtttccaagCTGTAGGCAGAAACCATCCATGATCAAGATTAgaatttactataaaaaatcttgCCACTGGATGCTATTATGTTAAGTATTAGTGAAAATCACAATATACTTTGAGTTAGCATACACTAATAATGTGTTTAACATACACATATATCACTTATGAGTTCCAAAATGGCTGAATGGATCTGCATGAAATTTGGTACAGTGAAAAAGATAAGAAATACCACAATACTACTCTTtatctatctttatttttaatgtggTAACTAGTATGTAAAAAGTAAAGAGGGGACTGGATTATTTGTTGGCTTTTAAATTATATGACCTTAATACAAGGGACCTTGAATAAGTTCTCgctgttttattaatataatagcgggcccagtcaagcttcgcttgaCTGTGCgattcttccctatccctaccctacccctctcCTATccctaattaaataaatttatcaaccttttaaaccttccctatacctccacaaacattttaaaaccaagataagataaatccgtccAGCCAATCTCTAGTTTTAGTGAGACTtacgaacagcaattaatttttatatatatggtATTACCTGCAGGCTAATACCataatgtaaaaatgtcatccccTGAAACCAATGCTTACAGGTGGATATCacatagtaggtaaatgacattttgtcaatttatttgatgtttttataggtaataggttgataataaagaccaaaatagtgaataagccagcagtACCTACTAGATGCGGACTGTAAGGTTTCACTGTAACAAGCTACAGGGTATTTTAATTTGCCATAGTGTAAACAACGGTTATTTTGTTGGCCCTAAGCATGTGTAGTTGTGTGCAAAATATAGTGCATTTGTGGGGAATTATATTGCACCACTTTATTCTTAAGAAATCTGCAATTTAAGTATTGTTAATTCTTGTGACGACAATTCTCTATCAGATGCACATAGAGACAGGCTTATCTAGTTAGTTAAAGTTGTTGTACTCGATAACctatataaagttaaaataaaaagtttttgtaCTCGTTAACCTATATCAGACTTTATTAGAATGTCATAACAAGTTTAAAAGTCAACAGTTTCAATCAGCATTTAGGAATGTTCCAGGAACAAGGACTTTAGGTGCCACAAGTTCAAGCCAAAAGTTTGCGTTTTCTGACTTATGACTTATTAATGCTTAAGGCAGAAAATGAAGTGGATAGGTACCATATGACAATGGATTTGTGTCAATAAATAGAAAACAAAGTATCTATGTTTTGAATATTCTTCCCCACATTTGATAAATAGTATTATTTATCACAACATGCTCAAAacctaatgtaaataatatggtAGATTAGTATTGGCTTCAgttgacaattttaatttcaagttacaattaaagaaaaaaacaagtgaGAATTTATTCAGGGGTATATTATATtggtcttctttttttttattctttacaagttagccctcgactacaatctcacctgatggtaagtgatgatgcagtctatggaagcgggctaactaggaggttgatgaaaatccacacccctttcggtttctatacgacatcgtaccggaaagctaaatcgcttggcggtacgtctttgccggtaccaattaggaaaacttcAATCGTCTTGGATTGGTCTGTGAATTGTGGCCTCTTCTTCAGTTTTATGAATAATTGCCGATGTGCACTTAAAAGAAGTCAaactcaaattaattatttaaaaattgacaatattttgattatttggtTGCAATGTAATAAtggttttgtattattataaagaatcCACCTATGTAAACTTAGGACTAaggaattataattttataattgaaacaaatgtattttatttaaagaatatctttattaatttttaaataagtctGGTGTTCATAACcattttgattataaaactaccttatattaatttttaattatttttgataaagTTAAAGTAAAGCCATTTTTATGAGCGACATTTGACAGCTGCaattattttttgcatttaaaaaataaaattacatttttcatattttgtagaTGAGATGTGAACTAACAAACaatgttaaaaaacaaaaaaattaaaagtgatTAGTTATAGATAGCTTAGTAAAAGATAGAATTAGTTTCGGTAGATGTTTACTAAACTATGATAGCCTTCTTTATAAACATAGATAAGGATTTAAATCTCAAATTTCGCCAAAGTAGTGATAGTCTTTACTTCAAAGAAAATGTAggttaaaatcttaatatatgtTTATGAATATTTGTAACAATGGTTACAActcatcaatactaatattataaagctgaagaatttggtTTTTTgtctgaacgcgctaatctcagaaactactagtccgatttgaaaaattctttcagtgttacatagcctatttatcaaggaaagttaaggctatatattatccccgtattcctacgggaacgggaaccacagggtgaaaccgcgcggcatcagctagtcataAGAAACTTTACTAACAAAATATTGTAactcataattatttaaaatgacaGAATACTgatttatgtaagaaaatcaaatgtGGCATATAAGAATGgctcaatattaataaaaatatttattttgataaagcaTTATGACGTGGtcgtaacactaaaaataaatatgaaagctaaacaaaaactacatcattacattaaataaaaactaattatatGAAGCTAAAttgaacatattatttttactttcataTCAGCTAGCTGTGTAGGTACAAGTAATAGGTAAACAGTTCTAATAGAAGTAGAAAATTATCAGAACTGATCCTAAGTTAATAAGTGAAAATAACAGCTAACACAcagaatattaaacaaaataccACCTTACATTAATTGTGAAAAAAGAATACGCTAACAAAAGATCCTGCTCATTATAggattttcaaaaaacaaaGCCATGTGACAGCATTTTAGTCTAAAGGAACACTTGACTGAATTATACAGTGCAGTATATGAGACATGATGCATTATATGATAGGAATTGTAATTAACTACACtactaatagtaggggagccgaagaggggatttttgcagttactcgagcgcagcagataaacataagggactataccttgcacgttgttgagtacctccaagTATGAGCCCATAATAGTGGTatgtttagggcaaccaaaaaaaactaacttcggaaatactcaaccagcaagtcagattaagataaggtaggtgagttaatagctaaaaggtgtgcatttcgaaaatctgattTGAGCGTAACGCAATGCAATGAGAGGGtaccaaagttacaaaataaaacccttatttttctgttatcgagccacgagcgcgggtaatttttttacttattttgagtgaaataatctcctgaataatcgctcatgttttctgacgaTTTCAATAAGCCAAAgtaaaaagttgtttttaaagtctgtagttttttttccacctCTATAATAGAAAAAAGGATATAaccatttaatctaccaaatgctttagtaactgcaaatttagcacctcgggctcccctactataattgACATTATGACAGTAGTTTGATAATATAATTGCCTAGTCGAAAAATTGGTATTAAGTGGCATAGTTATGGGTTTAATTCATTTCAGTCACACAAGGCACACTGAAATTTTCCACTAACATAATTGTTTCAACTgttactttaaataatttatggaATAGTCCTGATTTACATAGCATATTGGAAAACAAGatttattgcaataataaaatcctaatcaatgtttaatgtttgtcaacaaacaaataaaaaattaaggtagaaaacatgtaatttttgtactaaatttattgaaaattatgaacatagtattttttttttttcataaaatgttatttaaaagatattaactgtttaataatttatctaagctgttttaatgaaatttgtcaacaattttattattaatataaaattactatttatttacaactcagtttttaatttgttgataaacatttcacATCCAGGTTGGTTTTGTATGGAACTACCaagaaaagaaaattgaaaAGAAATGACAAACCGAGGGAGGCCAACATTACTGCAGGtttctaaaagatttttttttttaaattttgactaaTGAGTTTATGAGATGTgcacatttgtattttttttcaatttacaatATCGCTTGCACGAGGCAGTTGGCTCCGTTACTCCAACATCTCTGTGCCACTGGGTATATAAGATGCAATAGTTGACAATTCCTAATTCATGCAACTTGCACTGCATAACCAGCcattaatattaagtactaagctaatatatttattgatctTTGGATGCGTCTAGATCCGTTTCGTCTTCCGCAGTCTCCTCAGCTGTGCTGACGTCGTTGACATCTATCCCTGTGTCATCTGTACCAGCGTTTGCTAACTCCTCCTGTGTTAACACATATCATCAATATTACTCTATTTTTATGGGTCACTAACATattgaaattcagttttacactaTTCGGGAACAAATGTACCCTATATGTTGCTTAATAATTGGTTCAGCCCTTTCAGAAGTTATTCTGGACAGAAagacaaaatttctaaaaaaggTCATCATAAACAATCTTACCAAATCAATCTGCCAAAACTGAAAACGAATCTAAGTGACAATATCATCCAGAAATGAAAGAATTATGACATGttatgacagcctccgtggcagTGGtatgcaagacggaggtcctggcttcgaaTCTCGGTtgagccaattgaggttttcttaataggcgcaggtctggctggtgggttaacggcctaccaacaaagacataccaacaagcgatttagagttctggtacaatgttgtgtagaaaccgcaaggggtgtggcttttcatcctcctaacaagatagcccgcttcttcatagattgcatcatcacttaccatcaggtgagatcggaatcaagggctaatttaaaaaaaacttataaactGGAGCATCCTCAGAAAACAGTTGACTTCACAATAATACTAATGCTGCTATTGACCTTTGTCAATAGCAGCATTAGTATAGCATCGCTCTTGACTCAAGAAACCTCTTAAATGTTGAGGCTTCCACActcattcaaacaaaataaaaacacactACCTTAATAACTTCAACAAAACTATTGGCCTCATCTAACAGCTGCTGGTTTCGGACGAGGTCTTGTTTGAGATCTTCACACATCTTACGAAGCTTTTCATTTTCCTCATACATTTCTTGCAATGCCACTCTATGGAAAatttgcaaatattaaaaacacatCATAGAACAGGGTTGCCCAAAAACAAGAACTTGACACAGCATGTTCATAAATTTTTGGCATTTTATATtaatgagttaaaaaaaatcagaccGACATCTGAATGTGCGTAAGTTTATAAGGGTTCTGTTTTTGTACTATGTACATTTGGagccttaaaaataaataaataaaccaaaaatgTACTATCATTCAGTATCATggtaaataatttgattttgttGTTTACTCACTGTCTCTTCTCAGCTAGTATTTGCCAATATCTGGTGGACGGTCCATCAGGATTAGTGAGATCGTCGGCAGTTATCTTGTTTTCCAGATTCACTTGGGTTTCTTTCTCTTTGGACAGATTCTTCCTCTTAACTTCAACTTCTCTGTAAATGGAAGAAAAAACTATTGAATTAAATCAGAAATAGAATATTAATATCAAATCTAaatgacctctgtcttcaattctggagggtgtaggttcaaatctggtctggggcatgcaccaactTTTCGCCATTTGAGACAATattatgtgtctcaaatggtgaaggaaaaacatcgtgagacaaccagcataccagagaattttcttaattctctagtatggactattggcctaacccctctcattctgtcaggagacttgagctcagcagtgagccgaatatggtttgataatgatgatgatctaatctataatttaaattaatatttaaacttttatattatttatctacaaGTTAGGACTTTAGCTGTGTGTCCCATGTATGTGTTGGTAAAATGGAAATTACtaggtaaatatatataaaatgaagCAGACCTAATAAATTTCACCATAAGTTTATATTGTTAGATTCTTATAGGCTATGTAAGGTAAGGTGGGTACACTGTTGTAGCAGAGGGGGAACACTGTTGAAACACCAGTGAGCCTGTGTCTTATACCATAGAATTGGGTGGAATAATCTTTAGTTAGAATTCataagtgaagtctgccattgggccagcatggtggactattggcctaacccctctcattctgaaaggagactcaagctcagcagtgagccgaatatgggttgatgatgatgaagtaaacTTACACAGGAGTTTCTTGAGTCAGTtgatgttttaatgtttttgatggTCTTCCCACCAAATTTTCTGTATCTGATGCTGTGTGCTGCAGCACTTTGAGCGATTTCCTAGTGGTTCGGGGCAtggtctgaaaaaaaaaataacctttattTCAACTGATATTAGAAATATTAGATCGATGCGCCCAACGCGCGTTTTGAAATTATACGATTTTTTGTTAGTCTTGGGTCCAAATGGACACAGCAATTCAGGTTACGGGTTATATtgcttttgtattaaaaaacaatttaatcaaacaattcaattcaattcttcttaatggctttcatttgtgccaactgggCACGGTTTATCTCGCCAGTGTCGAGTAGATGGAGAAGGCACGAAGGAGATTGTTCAGTGAGAGCTGACAAGTTCAATTTTGAGGATCTACTAGATAGttactattacataatatttttgttagttcCTAACCTATaacaacacaaataacatatattaatattaacaaaatatttaaaataatttacatagtataaacatatattacaatttaatcttattacattctacatatttacataaaaatctacaatatggactaaacacaaacattaacaaacatttaacactTAAAGGACGAGGGACTTTTGGGGGAAGAATGTCATAGAGAGGATGAAGAAGTCTGGGACAGTTAAAAAGGAGATGAGTAACAGTGCCTTCATCCAAACCACACTCACAGATAGAGTTATCCCTAATCCGGAGCTTGTTTAGATGCACAGGTGTACATGAGTGACCAAGACGCAAACGAGAAATAGTTGTAAGAACCCAACGTTCAgtcattttttgaaagaaaaaccaGGGACGTCTTGGTATATTTGGTTGGATAGATGAATAATGTTTGCCTTTCACCAATTTTGATTCATTCCAGAAGGACTCCCAAGATCTATCCAGATAAGTTTTAGCCAGGGCAGTCAAGTCTTgcgaagaattttcaaaatactcaAGGGAGCCAGTAATCACGGCAGCTTTTGCACATGAATCGGCAGTCTCATTTCCAGGGATTCCGGAGTGGCTTGGGATCCAAACAAGCAAGATGGATAGTCCTCTTTGATAACTTGACAGCAGAGCTTG
This genomic stretch from Bicyclus anynana chromosome 14, ilBicAnyn1.1, whole genome shotgun sequence harbors:
- the LOC112043539 gene encoding geminin — encoded protein: MPRTTRKSLKVLQHTASDTENLVGRPSKTLKHQLTQETPVEVEVKRKNLSKEKETQVNLENKITADDLTNPDGPSTRYWQILAEKRQVALQEMYEENEKLRKMCEDLKQDLVRNQQLLDEANSFVEVIKEELANAGTDDTGIDVNDVSTAEETAEDETDLDASKDQ